tattcaatggatattaaaaaaatgttatgatattttctaatatgcaactaaaataaaaatgtagtatagtagaaataaatataacatgacatatttAAAATCTACCCATAAGAATgcgtaatctttgtcgaagatataacacaTGGATTATGAaataataaatatgaaatttgtaagtttattttattatatatgcgtgttttattgtaatatattatagttatttcattataaggttgaaagcaaaatataaatctaacggtaaatgaacttgtaatagtaaatatgtaaacatatatctatatttatgtatttgtatatgtatttcgggtggtaatggatatatccatggatgaaacttttcatccatgtccatatccatatccatttaggttcatccatatccgtatccatatccaattAGGTTCGTCCATATCCGTCACGAAGCGGGTGGACcgggtggatatccaccggatcgaGTGGCTATTGTCATCCCTACTTATAAGTGCAATAAATAACGTACGGAGTTTTTCCCATTTCAGACGATCGGTgaagaaaaaaatatttttattcaaatttacGCGGTTAAACTGAATTATCTTATGACCGTTTTAACCATCTATGTAGTCATTCCAAACTGTGTTGCCAATGAGGTTTGGATAAAGACGATTACAGAGTATATTTTATATGGAGGTAATCTTTACACACAGTGGCGATTTTAGAATCGAAATTCAATGGGATTCCGATTTTTTttctaatactaattatatttgaatgttattttaATGATTATTTACCTTAAAAAACCTACAAATTCGAAATATATATGGGTCCGACTAGTTAAGTTTGTGGTATCCTATACAATTTAAAGAAAAagataaaatttaaaaaaatatatgagATCTTtcagttaaatttagtggtatccTATACATTTTAAGGTTATATTCTACTTATTTTTCaaactagtggtgtcccgtgaTACAGGTCATTAGGTAAACTCGCCACTATTTACACACATCTTTTTGATCCATCCTCACCATTTATTATAAATTGACTATTCTACCCTTCATATTATTTTACTTAAACTACACTCTTAAGTCTTAACTATTTCATTATAACTTTTAAGGAATTGATATGTACACAATCATTTTTTTTACCCATACACAACCAGATATGCTAAAAGTGtagtactgtacaacactgtaaaacatatTAGGTTGCGTATGAGTAAAAAATAGTTGTGTACATATGATCACTCTAACCTTTATCTCTCTAGAGTCTagcctttattattaaaactacatAGTACTACGTATGAGCCTAATAACTGTGAATTTGTTACTGACTTAATAACTTATTTTGACTACATATTATGTTACTGACAACTATTTTGAGTAAATAATGTAAAATATAACCACGTGTGTAAGGTAGCATATGCGATGATTCTGCTAGAGCAATTTTTAAAAAATACTGTATGAATGGTGACAAACCTCCCTTGCTAAGTAAAGTAATAGACAAATATAATATACCGTATATCATCTTTGTTTCAACCTAAAACGGGATTTCGTTTCTATAAAAAATATTATGTAGATTACATGGATCGATGATTAGTTGTAAAGAAACGAAAGTTTTAAGTACCTTTCTAGAAAGAAGCATATATTAAAAAATTGTATTAAAataatcaagacttatattattatatttatatttatatttatatttatatatttataatgtatataatataatatcttTATTGATATTGATAACGGTACTCTAGTTTTGGTGTTTCTTACTAGAAGCAACTATACAAGCAACTAGTGTGATATTTGGGCGGTGTACCATGTAaactttttggattttttttttttttaaaattagtaattttagTTAAGGTTCTTGCAAAAAtggaaaaaattgttttttttttttttttttacataaatggtaaaaccgaagtttggaacttcggttttgccatatccgaagtttcaaacttcggttttggccTGCTGTCAGTAGAAACCCTAAACCGGGAACTTCGATTTTGAccaaatccgaagtttcaaacttcggttttgattTTCTGTATTTTTAAACACTAATTTTCTTAAATAACTTAGATTTGATAGTTATTTTACAGTTATATACGCTAATATTACTTTAAAATCAATAATAACATTACAAACAATAAAATATCAATAGTAGTAAGATGCAAATACAAATTTTTTtaaacaacacttttattaatatcaaaatcacggttacattttttttgaaaataaaaatacataattagAAACAACACAGAAATTTAACACATAATTAAATTAGATGCAATGGAAGATGTTGATTTTTCACAATTGCTTCGTTTTTGATTAAATTCCATTCATCTTCCTCACAAAGATGCTCGAATTTTCCTTTACCTTCATTTCAAAACATCACGCCAGAGTGTTCAACCGTAGTGTTTTCTTTAAGCCACTCAAACACCATTGAAATTGTTGTCATCTGACTAACATCTACATTTTAAAAGTACTTATATTTGTACCCATAGTAAAACTTGAATTGTGGTGAAAACTGTCCATTCCAATAGACATTAATTTGAACAAGAATTGGTGACATGTTTACAAATTTAAAATTGATGTTTGGAGAAGAGAGTGATACATCCGTTTCTTGTAATAGATGTCGTTTATATAGAGTAGTTTATAATTGAAAAACCGGCATTTCAAAATTCGGTTTCAGTAAAAGATGCCGAACAGTAAAAGGTAACagtaaaaggtaacagtaacaTATCTTTAATTGCTTTTTATGACATGTCTTGTACCTgacaaaccgaagtttcaaacatcGATTTTGCATGCTTTTTCTGAAAGGTCTGAAACCGAACTTTAAAACTTCGGCTATTTGTAGATTTAGGCTTATAAAAGTGATTTTTGATTGTTCTATAAACATATAACAAAAATGGATCCGAAATACGTATCAATTGACGTGTATCATGGTTGTgattttgaatggaatgatggCAAAACGGAACTCTCTAAAGGGCCTAAAATGACGTTTGATAACGTAAATGTTCAGGGCTTTAATATGGAGAAGTTGAATGAGTTTCTTCGAGAAAAGCTACCAAAGAATCCACGTTCAATGGACATATACTACTACGAACCAGGAGTTGCGGAACCCGAAGCAATGTGTTATGATGAAGAATGGTATACATTAGTAGGGAAAGCGTGTATACTTTCAGAAAATATTGAGTTGTATGTTTTATTTGGAGTTTTGAAGACGCAATAGAGTTCGATACGATGTATGATAGTCATGATAAATACTAATATGCACCTAGACCTTTTATAGATTAGTACTTGAATAAGATTAGTAACGTGCAATTTCATTATTTCAACAATACTTTTTTATTCATAAACATAATTCGTGATTACAACAAACAAAGTACAACAAATTACTAATGAAAACCTATGGCATTCTAGTAGTTGGATAGGTATTCCTGTTGTGACCTTCAGCCCTGCATATACCACACTTTGGTTTTTGCTTTTCACATTCATCCATCTGGTTCTTAATCCGTTTTGATTTCTTCAACCTCCTGTGCTTAATCAATCTTGATGGATCGGCCATAATGTTCCATTGTATATGTGCCCAGTAGCTCGCATCTCTTAGTGGATTAAAATGATGGCTATATTGCTCTCTCCATGTAGGAGTTGTGTACTTTTTACTGATGCATTTATTTATATCCTCGTTTAGATGGCTACACACGGAAATGGTATGAGAGCAAGGTAATCTTTGGTGTTGCCAAATTCCGCATGAATACCTTTTCTCTTTAAACTCCATGGTGTAATCGGTGCCACCTTTACCACTTCTTTGATAAGTTGATTGAACCTTGAACACACCTTGTTGTTCGTGATAACATGTTGTTTTGTATCGTTGAgctctgttgagtccccaaaataattaaggatttaattatgacaaaactgtaatttatttgcactaaaatgttatgtgcagtcagcacaagtttgtttatgtatagacagcagattttgctgtgtcgagtgtttagtttgctgctcagtctaccagcacaaggtagacagtgttcttcaatcagcacaggatgtgtactcagcaattcaagaatatgaagtgtctcagcaatgaagaaccagcacagctggaatgcagcttactacacaagacatctatgctccattataagcatagtagtttcccgagtggtctacatctatggtactattcaacataagtcaaagacaaagttgagcagaaaaggacacgcgtcggcggctgacaagtgacttacaagaccacgtgggaatgcagaagtttaacgcatgtgcagacat
This genomic window from Rutidosis leptorrhynchoides isolate AG116_Rl617_1_P2 chromosome 2, CSIRO_AGI_Rlap_v1, whole genome shotgun sequence contains:
- the LOC139890451 gene encoding uncharacterized protein produces the protein MEFKEKRYSCGIWQHQRLPCSHTISVCSHLNEDINKCISKKYTTPTWREQYSHHFNPLRDASYWAHIQWNIMADPSRLIKHRRLKKSKRIKNQMDECEKQKPKCGICRAEGHNRNTYPTTRMP